The window GACTATCTCGAAAGAACACTGCGCAGTTACTTTCCTCGCAAAATCTATCTGATCCAAGACAATGCCTCTTACCACAAGGACGGCACCGTGTGGGACTGGTTTTCACAACATCGCAAGTATATGGAAGTCTTCAACCTTCCAGCCTATTCTCCAGAACTGAACGCACTGGAGCGCATTTGGCACCATACTCGCCTACATGGCACCCACAATCGGTATTTTGTAACCCAAGACGAGCTTCGTTCGGCATTGACTTCAACGTTTCGCAGTATCCAAAGAAATTCCCAACAAGTGCAAGGTTACTTGCACCCTTATCAATAACACTATGTCGCGTTATTTATGCAATTGTATATAGTAGTTGCTTTCTTTGCCGCCGACGCCGGCGGTCCCGCAGTGACCACGATCAGATCAACTTTAAGACGAACCAAGTCCGCCGCAAGCTCAGGCAGGCGCTCATTCTTTTGCTCGGCAAACCTATACTCGATGGTGATATTCTTTCCCTCAGTCCAGCCAAGCTTGCTCAGCTCTTGCCGGAACGCGTCCACGAGGACCGCACTGCCGGAAGCACTGCTCGCATCCAGGAAACCTATGCGAAATATTTTTCCCGGCTGCTGCGCCTGCGCCACAACCCCAGTCACCACGAGCACGAAAGCGATTACCGAAAGACCCAGCCATTTTGGATTTTCGATCCTTCGACTCCGCTCAGAGCCTGCCCTGAGTTTATCGAAGGGACAGGTTTTGGATCCTTCGACTTCGCTCAGGACAGGTTTTAGATTGTCGGAAAAAGAATCCCGCCATCGCACCCAAGATCTTCTATTCATTCTCTTCGCCCCCAAATCCAAAATCGGCTCAGCCTCAGCCAAGAAGAAAGGCTGATGAGCCTCAGGCTCAAAAAAGAGAGGCTGATCAGCCTCAGGCTGAAATCTAAAATCGAAAATTATTTAATCACTTTGTCCGCCCGCGCGAGCACGCTCGGCGGAATCGTCAGGCCGATCTGCTTCGCAGTCTTGAGATTGATCACCAGCTCGAACTTCGTCGGCCTCTCTACGGGCAAGTCTGCTGGCTTGGCTCCCTTCAGGATTTTGTCCACGTAGGTGGCGGACCGCCGCCACAGGTCGGCATTGTTCGGCCCATAGGACATGAGGCCGCCAGCGTCCACATACTCCTCTTGTCCATACATGGACGGCAGCCGATTCTTCTGCGCGAAGCTCGCGATCTGGCCCCGGTTCGCGAACCCTACAGGATTCCGTGCAGGCATAATAAACGCCTGCGAGCGCCCTTTCGTCACTGCCGAGAAGGCGCGATCGAAGTCCTCGGAGCGGACCACTTCAACGGATTGAAGCTGCAGACCCAGCGAACGGGCCGCACCCTCCGTTTCATTGTAGTCAAGCACGGCGCCCCGGACGTCGGGATTCCAGAGAAACGCCACGCGGGAGAGCCCGGGGACGACTTTCCTCAGCAGTTCCAGCCGCTTGCCGCTCAGCTCCGGGGACATAGTGCTGTTGCCGGTGACATTTCCGCCGGGACGCGCGAGACTCGCGACGAACCCGGTCCCGACCGGATCGGTGCTGTTGGCCATAACAATCGGGATGGTCGAAGTCTGTTGCTTGACCGCGGCAATCCCAATATCTGTGGCTGTCACGATCACGTCCACCTTGAGACTCACCAGCTCCCGCGCGAGTTCTGAAATTCGTTCGGCTTTGGCCTCGCCGTAGCGACGCTCTAAGACGAAGTTCTGCCCGTCCACATAGCCAT of the Candidatus Binatia bacterium genome contains:
- a CDS encoding ABC transporter substrate-binding protein, producing MNRKLVVLLLATFFLTTVSLAEAQQPKKIAKIGVLFPSNPAATAHLLEAFSQGLREHGYVDGQNFVLERRYGEAKAERISELARELVSLKVDVIVTATDIGIAAVKQQTSTIPIVMANSTDPVGTGFVASLARPGGNVTGNSTMSPELSGKRLELLRKVVPGLSRVAFLWNPDVRGAVLDYNETEGAARSLGLQLQSVEVVRSEDFDRAFSAVTKGRSQAFIMPARNPVGFANRGQIASFAQKNRLPSMYGQEEYVDAGGLMSYGPNNADLWRRSATYVDKILKGAKPADLPVERPTKFELVINLKTAKQIGLTIPPSVLARADKVIK
- a CDS encoding transposase, which translates into the protein DYLERTLRSYFPRKIYLIQDNASYHKDGTVWDWFSQHRKYMEVFNLPAYSPELNALERIWHHTRLHGTHNRYFVTQDELRSALTSTFRSIQRNSQQVQGYLHPYQ